A genomic segment from Nicotiana tabacum cultivar K326 chromosome 7, ASM71507v2, whole genome shotgun sequence encodes:
- the LOC107776936 gene encoding putative folate-biopterin transporter 8, chloroplastic isoform X2: MVFCLMQFILVVLIEYLIFLLEVLAWGQLALIAAASEALPAIMACVLLSNVGASITEVAKDALVAEYGQRNRIPGLQSYAFMASAAGAILGNLIGGYFLLKTQQPKLMFLAFSALLALQLAVTSATREESLVLAQSLNYSAVREPITEIFRKQYSDLMIAVREESIARPLIWIFVSILAVPALSGSIFCYQSQCLNLDPSVIGMSKVIGHMILLSLTVLYDRFGKRVPMRKLISVVQITYAASLLLDLVLVKQLNLKMGIPNEWFALCFSGLAETIAIFKLLPFHVLFASLAPSGFEGSLMSFLASALCLSSIFSGFLGVALANFLGITSGDYSNLHVGILIQFIAALLPLGWLSYVPMAQPASEKERKRSVSKRTRKNRRVGKVVVDSFYSYRRKRESDFLR, translated from the coding sequence GTTTTGGCTTGGGGTCAATTGGCATTAATCGCTGCTGCAAGTGAAGCGCTTCCTGCTATTATGGCATGTGTTCTTCTTAGCAACGTCGGAGCATCCATTACAGAAGTTGCCAAAGATGCTCTAGTGGCTGAGTATGGTCAAAGAAACAGAATTCCTGGTCTACAATCTTATGCATTTATGGCTTCAGCTGCCGGTGCAATTTTAGGTAATTTGATTGGAGGATATTTCCTACTCAAAACACAGCAACCTAAGTTAATGTTTCTAGCCTTTTCCGCTCTGCTTGCTCTGCAACTAGCAGTGACTTCAGCTACCAGAGAAGAGTCCCTTGTTTTAGCTCAATCATTAAATTACTCTGCTGTTAGGGAACCAATCACGGAAATATTTCGAAAACAGTATTCGGATCTTATGATAGCAGTTAGAGAAGAAAGTATTGCTCGGCCTCTTATATGGATTTTTGTGTCCATTTTAGCAGTCCCAGCCCTCTCCGGATCTATCTTTTGTTATCAGTCACAATGCCTAAATCTTGATCCATCAGTTATAGGGATGTCAAAGGTGATAGGCCATATGATACTTCTATCTTTGACAGTCTTGTATGATCGGTTTGGCAAAAGGGTTCCAATGAGAAAACTGATTAGCGTCGTGCAGATTACATATGCTGCTTCTCTTCTTCTTGACCTTGTACTTGTAAAGCAGCTTAATCTCAAAATGGGAATTCCAAATGAATGGTTTGCTCTTTGCTTCTCGGGTCTAGCAGAAACTATTGCAATTTTTAAGCTCTTGCCGTTCCATGTGCTGTTTGCAAGTTTGGCTCCATCTGGCTTTGAAGGATCTCTCATGTCTTTCTTGGCATCGGCTCTGTGTTTGTCTTCAATATTTAGTGGGTTTCTAGGTGTTGCTCTGGCTAATTTCCTTGGTATAACGTCCGGTGACTACTCAAATCTGCATGTTGGGATACTTATCCAGTTTATTGCAGCACTACTGCCGCTGGGATGGCTCAGTTATGTCCCTATGGCTCAACCTGCATCTGAAAAGGAAAGGAAGAGAAGTGTAAGTAAAAGAACGAGAAAAAACAGAAGGGTAGGGAAAGTAGTTGTTGATTCATTCTATTCTTATAGACGCAAAAGAGAATCTGATTTTCTGAGATGA